In Desulfosporosinus sp. Sb-LF, a genomic segment contains:
- the fdrA gene encoding acyl-CoA synthetase FdrA: MSVKNLIKTNSYQDSVRLMRISGQLKKVAGVVNASVMMATDANKRVLEMAGLLGPEAAAAGANDLVIAVDANTAEAIDEAIQAAENALVESSSGGSVEVQKAKSLELALEEMPSANMVTISVPGAFAKIEVAKALSKGLNVFLFSDNVTIEEEVELKKMALDKGLLMMGPDCGTSIINGACLGFANVINRGNIGIVGASGTGVQEVTCQIERWGGGCSQVIGVGGRDLKEKVGGLMFLEVMRKLDEDPATEVIVLISKPPAPSVMTKVRETLSQLKKPVVVNLLGGEPPANPVPNEHFAGTLEEAAAMAVALANGTNPLAWLDDVAKVEMDIVMKAEDISYSFSPEQKYVRGLFSGGTLCYEAMLLMQKVIGPINSNVPLKPDQKLADSLISVGNTCIDLGEDEFTVGRPHPMIDFQLRNECILIEAAKPETAVILLDVVLGYGSNADPAAELVPVINEARSKARESGRNLQFVTYVCGTDKDPQGMEEQVEKLRECCAVVLPTNAHAALLAAYIVGRVAKDASR; the protein is encoded by the coding sequence ATGAGTGTTAAAAATTTAATTAAAACAAATAGTTATCAAGACTCTGTGCGTTTGATGCGAATTTCTGGGCAATTGAAGAAAGTAGCTGGGGTTGTGAACGCCTCAGTGATGATGGCTACCGATGCAAATAAGCGTGTTTTGGAAATGGCAGGTTTACTAGGCCCTGAGGCAGCTGCGGCTGGAGCCAACGACTTGGTCATCGCAGTTGATGCGAATACAGCCGAGGCGATCGACGAAGCGATCCAAGCGGCTGAAAATGCTTTGGTGGAATCCTCTAGCGGAGGATCGGTTGAAGTCCAGAAGGCTAAGAGCTTAGAACTAGCTCTCGAAGAAATGCCGAGCGCAAACATGGTCACGATATCGGTTCCAGGTGCGTTTGCTAAAATCGAGGTAGCTAAAGCGCTATCTAAGGGTTTGAATGTTTTTCTCTTCAGTGACAATGTCACGATTGAGGAAGAGGTTGAACTGAAAAAAATGGCCCTTGATAAAGGTCTGCTCATGATGGGGCCGGATTGCGGCACATCGATTATTAATGGTGCATGTCTAGGTTTTGCTAATGTAATCAACCGTGGCAATATCGGAATCGTTGGTGCTTCCGGTACAGGTGTCCAGGAAGTGACCTGTCAGATTGAACGCTGGGGTGGCGGCTGTTCTCAGGTTATCGGAGTCGGAGGACGTGACTTAAAGGAAAAAGTAGGCGGACTTATGTTCCTAGAAGTTATGCGCAAACTGGACGAAGATCCAGCTACAGAAGTCATCGTCTTGATCTCTAAACCACCGGCCCCATCCGTTATGACCAAAGTACGTGAAACGCTTAGCCAACTGAAGAAACCAGTGGTTGTCAACCTCTTAGGAGGAGAACCGCCAGCTAATCCAGTTCCTAATGAACATTTTGCTGGAACGTTGGAAGAAGCAGCAGCCATGGCTGTAGCTCTGGCCAATGGCACAAATCCGCTTGCTTGGCTCGATGACGTAGCCAAAGTGGAAATGGATATCGTAATGAAAGCAGAGGATATATCTTATAGCTTTAGCCCTGAACAAAAATATGTGCGTGGGTTATTTTCAGGCGGCACTTTATGCTATGAGGCTATGCTTCTCATGCAAAAGGTCATTGGCCCCATTAACTCCAATGTGCCATTGAAACCAGATCAAAAACTGGCTGATTCTCTTATTAGTGTGGGAAATACTTGTATCGATCTAGGCGAAGACGAGTTTACAGTCGGACGGCCGCACCCGATGATTGATTTTCAATTACGCAACGAATGCATTTTAATCGAAGCTGCTAAACCTGAAACCGCGGTTATTTTACTTGATGTCGTATTAGGTTATGGATCGAATGCCGACCCTGCAGCAGAATTAGTGCCGGTCATTAACGAAGCTCGTTCCAAAGCCCGGGAGAGTGGGCGTAACCTGCAATTTGTAACTTATGTATGTGGGACAGATAAAGATCCACAAGGAATGGAAGAGCAAGTTGAGAAACTTCGGGAGTGTTGCGCGGTGGTGCTTCCTACGAACGCTCACGCTGCATTGTTGGCGGCTTACATTGTAGGCAGAGTAGCCAAAGACGCATCACGCTAG